In a single window of the Agrobacterium vitis genome:
- a CDS encoding sulfate transporter family protein yields MIFDAAMLSLRNLFAPETRSVFWKVLGLTLAALAGLWLALRELFIFYLWPWFAGFFPATPDWAGWLVLILGIVASIGLALVLALLLAPVTAIIAGLFLDDVAEVVEKRDYPTDAPGTAMRLGDAIVQSLQFFGIVILGNLIAFMLLFVPGINLIAFFLVNGYLLGREFFEFAAMRLRPTIEARQFRAKHSGTIFLAGLVIAAFLAIPILNLLTPLFAAGLMVHLHKMLSVKDPQFSKDLRR; encoded by the coding sequence GTGATCTTCGATGCCGCCATGCTGTCGCTGCGCAATCTGTTTGCGCCGGAAACCCGTTCGGTGTTCTGGAAAGTGCTGGGCTTGACGCTTGCCGCCCTGGCCGGGCTGTGGCTGGCGCTGCGTGAGCTGTTTATCTTCTATCTCTGGCCCTGGTTTGCAGGGTTTTTCCCCGCAACACCCGATTGGGCCGGCTGGCTGGTGCTGATCCTCGGCATTGTCGCCAGTATTGGCCTGGCATTGGTGCTGGCGCTGCTGCTGGCGCCGGTCACCGCCATCATTGCCGGCCTGTTTCTTGATGATGTCGCCGAAGTGGTGGAAAAGCGGGATTACCCAACCGATGCGCCGGGCACGGCCATGCGGCTTGGCGACGCCATCGTCCAATCGCTGCAATTTTTCGGCATCGTCATCCTCGGCAATCTCATCGCCTTCATGCTGCTCTTCGTGCCGGGCATCAACCTGATCGCGTTTTTCCTGGTCAACGGCTATTTGCTGGGCCGGGAGTTTTTCGAATTCGCGGCCATGCGGCTGCGCCCGACCATTGAGGCGCGGCAATTTCGCGCCAAGCATTCCGGCACGATCTTCCTGGCCGGACTGGTGATTGCAGCGTTTCTGGCAATCCCGATCCTCAACCTGCTGACGCCGCTGTTTGCCGCGGGGCTGATGGTGCATCTGCACAAGATGCTGTCCGTCAAAGATCCGCAGTTTTCAAAGGATCTGCGGCGGTAG
- a CDS encoding TerC family protein produces MQDFTYLLSDPAAWIALVTLIVMEVVLGIDNLVFISILTNKLPEGQRDKARKIGIGLALVMRLGLLGTVAWIVQLTTPVFTLFGHGFSWKDMILIAGGLFLVWKATKEIHHSVDPVDKEGDFIGTATTTMGAAIGQILLLDLVFSVDSIITAVGMTEHVVIMVIAVIFAVTVMLLAANPLGRFIEKNPTVVMLALGFLMMIGMTLIADGMGFHVPKGYLYAAMAFSALVEGLNMMARRKKQATKAEDAARKKLH; encoded by the coding sequence ATGCAGGACTTTACCTATTTGCTCAGCGATCCGGCGGCCTGGATCGCTCTTGTGACGCTGATTGTCATGGAAGTGGTGCTGGGAATAGACAATCTGGTCTTCATTTCCATTCTCACCAACAAGCTGCCGGAGGGGCAGAGAGACAAGGCCCGCAAGATCGGTATCGGTCTGGCACTCGTCATGCGCCTCGGCCTGCTTGGCACCGTCGCCTGGATCGTTCAGCTGACAACGCCTGTTTTCACCCTGTTCGGCCATGGCTTCTCCTGGAAGGACATGATCCTGATTGCCGGGGGCCTGTTCCTGGTCTGGAAGGCCACCAAGGAAATCCATCACAGTGTCGACCCGGTTGACAAGGAAGGCGATTTCATCGGCACCGCCACGACGACCATGGGGGCTGCCATCGGCCAGATCCTGCTGCTCGACCTGGTGTTTTCCGTTGACAGCATCATCACCGCCGTCGGCATGACCGAACATGTGGTTATCATGGTGATCGCCGTGATCTTCGCCGTCACCGTCATGCTGCTGGCCGCCAACCCGCTGGGCCGCTTCATCGAGAAGAACCCGACCGTGGTCATGCTGGCCCTGGGCTTCCTGATGATGATCGGTATGACGCTGATTGCCGATGGCATGGGCTTCCATGTGCCGAAGGGCTATCTCTACGCCGCCATGGCCTTCTCTGCCCTTGTCGAAGGCCTCAATATGATGGCGCGTCGCAAGAAGCAGGCGACGAAAGCCGAGGACGCGGCGCGCAAGAAACTGCATTGA
- a CDS encoding TetR/AcrR family transcriptional regulator — MTVVDDEKPAQAASGRFAAGEDPAKRDQILDGAKRAFMKHGFDAASMNDVTREAGVSKGTIYVYFQSKEDLFAALINTQKQKFAAALRDILADEIDLHDALRRYARAFTDYILTSEMIPAMRMLLAVQDRMPHLCKSFMQSGPENVRTVLEDYLEVQVKAGRLEIADTELAARQFIELATGSYFKKRLFGEIEVPPPQAEIDYIIDNALHIFMLAYDRKAKSGLEAQAAN, encoded by the coding sequence ATGACAGTCGTCGACGATGAAAAACCCGCCCAGGCCGCTTCAGGACGCTTCGCTGCGGGTGAAGATCCGGCAAAGCGCGACCAGATCCTGGACGGTGCCAAACGCGCCTTCATGAAGCATGGCTTCGATGCGGCCAGCATGAACGATGTCACCCGGGAAGCCGGCGTGTCCAAGGGGACGATCTATGTCTATTTCCAGAGCAAGGAAGATCTGTTTGCCGCGCTGATCAACACTCAGAAGCAGAAATTTGCCGCCGCTCTGCGCGATATTCTGGCGGACGAGATCGACCTGCACGATGCTCTGCGCCGTTACGCCAGGGCTTTTACCGATTACATCCTCACCAGCGAGATGATTCCGGCCATGCGCATGTTGCTGGCCGTGCAAGACCGCATGCCTCACCTGTGTAAGAGCTTCATGCAATCTGGACCGGAAAACGTCCGCACGGTTCTGGAGGATTATCTGGAGGTCCAGGTCAAGGCCGGGCGTCTCGAGATAGCCGATACCGAGCTTGCCGCCCGCCAGTTCATCGAACTGGCCACCGGCTCCTATTTCAAGAAGCGGCTGTTCGGTGAAATCGAAGTGCCGCCGCCGCAGGCGGAAATCGACTACATCATCGACAACGCCCTGCATATTTTCATGCTCGCCTATGATCGCAAGGCCAAAAGCGGCCTTGAGGCGCAAGCGGCCAACTGA
- a CDS encoding HlyD family secretion protein — MSVSPRKGAIRAVDTQDQSAAQERSALNEGVTSEAGSDPLTDDATARDAKARAEAASPAATVAPAAGQAPPKKRRSPVLPIVALAVLAGAGYYGYNYWTEGRFMISTDDAYIGGDIAVITPKVTGYVKSVSVTDNDHVKKGDVIATLDDGDYRIALDQAKSQLATQKLTVERIEAQVQGGEAALQQSKAQQASAEATLRTAQLSFKRVTDLRAQSVMSQSELDTATSTLAVAQANVDAAVAAVASSVSSIAVLKAQKAEAQAGVLTEETVVAKAQRDLDFTVLRAPYDGVIGNLAVQVGDLVSSSKRLASLVPVGRLYIDANFKETQLSGIVPGSKVRVHVDAYDEHAVEGTVVSIAAGSGSIFSMLPAENATGNFTKVIQRVPVRISIPQDVLDKGYLRAGLSVVVDVDTRTAPKAPDAK, encoded by the coding sequence ATGTCTGTTTCTCCCAGAAAGGGCGCGATCCGCGCCGTCGATACACAGGACCAATCGGCTGCACAGGAGCGTTCCGCCTTGAACGAAGGTGTGACCAGCGAGGCCGGTTCCGATCCGCTGACAGACGACGCGACGGCACGCGATGCCAAGGCGCGGGCTGAAGCCGCATCGCCAGCCGCAACGGTGGCGCCTGCCGCGGGACAGGCCCCGCCGAAGAAGCGCCGCAGCCCCGTGCTGCCGATCGTCGCGCTGGCGGTTCTGGCGGGTGCGGGCTATTACGGCTACAATTACTGGACCGAGGGCCGGTTCATGATCTCCACCGACGACGCTTATATTGGCGGTGATATCGCGGTGATCACACCGAAGGTGACCGGCTATGTCAAATCGGTCTCGGTGACCGACAACGATCATGTCAAGAAGGGCGACGTGATCGCCACTCTCGATGACGGCGATTACCGCATTGCGCTCGATCAGGCCAAAAGCCAGCTCGCCACGCAGAAGCTGACAGTGGAGCGTATCGAGGCGCAGGTGCAGGGCGGCGAAGCGGCTCTTCAGCAATCCAAGGCCCAGCAGGCATCCGCCGAGGCGACGTTGCGTACGGCGCAATTGTCCTTCAAGCGTGTCACGGATTTGCGGGCCCAGTCGGTGATGTCTCAGTCCGAGCTGGACACGGCAACTTCGACCCTTGCCGTCGCCCAGGCCAATGTGGATGCTGCGGTTGCAGCCGTTGCCTCCTCCGTTTCAAGCATTGCCGTCCTCAAGGCCCAGAAGGCTGAGGCGCAGGCTGGCGTGTTGACGGAGGAAACGGTCGTTGCAAAGGCCCAGCGTGATCTGGATTTCACCGTGCTGCGCGCGCCTTATGACGGTGTGATCGGCAATCTGGCCGTTCAGGTCGGCGATCTCGTGTCGAGCAGCAAGCGGCTTGCCTCGCTGGTGCCGGTTGGCAGGCTCTATATCGATGCCAATTTCAAGGAAACGCAGCTGTCCGGTATCGTGCCGGGTTCCAAGGTGCGGGTGCATGTGGATGCCTATGACGAGCATGCCGTTGAAGGAACAGTCGTGTCGATTGCCGCAGGTTCCGGTTCGATCTTCTCGATGCTGCCGGCTGAAAACGCTACGGGCAACTTCACCAAGGTCATCCAGCGGGTTCCGGTACGGATCTCCATTCCGCAGGACGTGCTCGACAAGGGTTATCTACGCGCAGGCTTGAGTGTTGTGGTCGATGTCGATACCCGCACCGCGCCCAAGGCACCTGACGCGAAGTAA
- a CDS encoding DHA2 family efflux MFS transporter permease subunit → MTENASTAGPGEVPHTLSRRDVIGFLAMVFGMFMAILDIQIVSASLSEIQAGLGAGSEEVSWVQTSYLIAEVIMIPLSGMLARIVSTRVLFSCAAAGFTVASAMAATATNIEQMIIYRAIQGFIGGGMIPSVFAAAFTIFPPSKRSIVSPIIGLVATLAPTIGPTVGGYISHAMSWHWLFLINVFPGIIVTLVVWTFVDFDKPDRSLLAKFDWWGLFSMALFLGAMEYVLEEGNNKDWFNDERIVWGALLMTVGGVVFFYRAFTCEQPVVDLRAFSNRNFAFGSLFSFVMGMGLYGLTYLYPLYLSRIRGYDSLMIGETMFVSGLAMFLTAPLAGILSTKMDPRLMMACGFTSFALGTYMVTGMTADWDFYDLLVPQILRGCALMTCMVPINNIALGTLPPERIKNASGLYNLTRNLGGAVGLAIINTLLTRRTDEHYARMVEHVTWSKPAAMKWLETLSSNYAFYGLDGDNAALKKLSGMVNQQAWIMAFMDVFLGITILFVALTALSTMIKKPEGAVPADAAH, encoded by the coding sequence ATGACGGAAAATGCAAGCACGGCCGGACCGGGCGAGGTTCCGCACACGCTGAGCCGGCGCGATGTCATCGGCTTTCTGGCGATGGTGTTCGGCATGTTCATGGCCATCCTCGACATCCAGATCGTCTCGGCATCGCTTTCCGAAATCCAGGCTGGTCTTGGGGCCGGTTCTGAAGAAGTGTCCTGGGTACAGACGTCCTACCTGATTGCGGAAGTGATCATGATCCCCTTGTCTGGCATGCTGGCACGGATCGTGTCGACCCGGGTGCTGTTTTCCTGCGCGGCGGCTGGCTTCACCGTTGCCAGCGCCATGGCAGCGACCGCCACCAATATCGAGCAGATGATCATCTACCGCGCCATCCAGGGCTTTATCGGCGGCGGCATGATTCCCTCGGTTTTCGCGGCGGCGTTTACGATTTTTCCGCCCTCCAAACGCAGCATCGTTTCGCCGATCATCGGCCTGGTCGCAACGCTTGCGCCAACCATCGGCCCGACGGTCGGCGGCTATATCAGTCATGCCATGTCGTGGCACTGGCTGTTTCTGATCAACGTGTTCCCCGGTATTATCGTCACCCTCGTGGTCTGGACATTCGTGGACTTCGACAAGCCCGACAGATCGCTGCTGGCGAAGTTCGATTGGTGGGGCCTGTTTTCCATGGCGCTCTTTCTGGGGGCGATGGAATATGTTCTGGAAGAGGGAAATAACAAGGACTGGTTTAACGACGAGCGCATCGTTTGGGGCGCTCTGCTGATGACCGTGGGTGGGGTGGTGTTCTTCTACCGGGCCTTCACCTGCGAGCAGCCCGTGGTCGATCTCAGGGCTTTTTCCAATCGAAATTTTGCCTTCGGATCACTGTTCTCCTTCGTCATGGGCATGGGCCTCTATGGCTTGACCTATCTCTATCCGCTCTATCTTTCACGGATACGCGGCTATGACAGTCTGATGATCGGCGAAACAATGTTTGTTTCGGGTCTTGCGATGTTTCTGACCGCGCCGCTTGCTGGGATATTGTCCACGAAAATGGACCCGCGGCTGATGATGGCCTGCGGCTTTACCAGCTTTGCGCTTGGCACCTACATGGTTACGGGCATGACCGCCGATTGGGATTTTTACGATTTGCTGGTGCCGCAAATCTTGCGTGGCTGCGCATTGATGACGTGCATGGTTCCGATCAACAATATTGCCCTTGGCACTCTTCCTCCCGAGCGGATCAAAAATGCGTCAGGCCTCTACAATCTGACACGAAATCTCGGTGGTGCCGTCGGGCTGGCGATCATCAACACACTGTTGACCCGGCGCACCGACGAGCATTATGCACGCATGGTCGAACATGTGACATGGAGCAAGCCAGCGGCGATGAAATGGCTCGAAACGCTTTCGTCCAATTACGCGTTTTATGGACTTGATGGTGATAATGCAGCCTTGAAAAAGCTGTCCGGCATGGTCAACCAGCAGGCATGGATCATGGCGTTTATGGATGTGTTTTTAGGGATCACAATCTTGTTTGTTGCACTAACGGCACTTTCTACCATGATAAAAAAACCTGAAGGTGCCGTGCCCGCCGATGCGGCGCACTAA
- a CDS encoding LacI family DNA-binding transcriptional regulator has protein sequence MKPTVHDIAARAGVSLATVDRVLNNRTGVSAATRARVESAVGVLGYVRDLAAANLAKGRIYPFIFILPANDNSFMHGLRLQVLDAASRAGIERTRIDIIDVTAFDAGSLVAALEDAAARQPAGVAVVAVDAPDVAAAVARLRGAGVAVVTLVSDLSGAERDHFVGIDNRAAGRTAASLLGRFTGGRQGTIAIVAGSMLVRDHRDRFEGFRAVMAAEFPQLTLLPVLEGRDDPHHVETLLQDLFSQLPYITGLYSLGAGNRGLIAALERLDADRRPLVIAHELTPVTRAALVSGLIDAVLNQDAGHEVRSAIRVLKAKADGAAVLAAQERIRLDIFLKDNLPEQEQR, from the coding sequence ATGAAGCCGACGGTTCATGACATTGCGGCACGGGCGGGCGTCAGCTTGGCGACGGTGGACCGGGTTTTGAACAATCGCACCGGCGTCAGCGCTGCGACCCGCGCCCGCGTGGAAAGCGCCGTTGGCGTGCTTGGCTATGTTCGGGATCTGGCGGCGGCCAATCTGGCCAAAGGCCGGATTTATCCTTTCATCTTCATCCTGCCTGCCAATGACAATTCCTTTATGCACGGTCTGCGCCTGCAAGTGCTTGACGCTGCCAGCCGGGCTGGCATCGAGCGAACCCGCATCGATATTATTGATGTTACGGCCTTCGATGCCGGTTCTTTGGTCGCGGCCCTGGAAGACGCTGCGGCACGCCAGCCCGCTGGCGTGGCAGTGGTGGCGGTGGATGCGCCGGACGTGGCTGCGGCTGTAGCGCGGTTGCGTGGTGCAGGCGTGGCCGTGGTGACACTGGTCTCGGATCTCAGCGGTGCCGAGCGTGACCATTTCGTCGGCATAGACAACCGTGCCGCCGGGCGCACGGCAGCCAGCCTGCTCGGTCGGTTTACCGGCGGACGGCAAGGGACCATTGCAATTGTCGCCGGGTCGATGCTGGTGCGCGACCACCGCGACCGGTTCGAGGGATTTCGCGCTGTGATGGCCGCTGAATTTCCGCAATTGACCTTGCTGCCGGTGCTGGAAGGCCGTGACGATCCGCATCATGTCGAAACCCTGCTGCAGGATCTGTTTTCGCAATTGCCTTATATAACAGGCCTCTACAGCCTGGGTGCAGGCAATCGCGGTCTGATCGCCGCGCTGGAGCGGCTGGATGCCGACCGTCGCCCCCTGGTGATCGCCCATGAATTGACGCCGGTGACGAGAGCGGCACTGGTGTCCGGACTGATCGATGCCGTGCTGAACCAGGACGCCGGACATGAAGTGCGCAGCGCCATCCGGGTGTTGAAGGCCAAGGCCGATGGGGCGGCGGTGCTGGCGG